In Podarcis muralis chromosome 14, rPodMur119.hap1.1, whole genome shotgun sequence, one genomic interval encodes:
- the NUBP1 gene encoding cytosolic Fe-S cluster assembly factor NUBP1, which produces MAAAAGPALLDVPPQECPGTGSDQAGKAEACQGCPNQGVCSSRGPVGPDPAIEEIKEKMKAVKHKLLVLSGKGGVGKSTFSAHLAHGLAEDETKQVAVLDIDICGPSIPKIMGLEGEQVHQSGSGWSPVYVEENLGVMSVGFLLGSPDDAVIWRGPKKNGMIKQFLRDVDWGEVDYLIVDTPPGTSDEHLSIVQYLSAANIDGAVVITTPQEVALQDVRKEINFCRKVKLPIIGVVENMSGFICPKCKNESQIFPPTTGGAEAMCHSLNVPLLGKVPLDPQIGKSCDAGHSFLSEVPNSPATLSYRSIIQRIQDFCSHNHPQEENST; this is translated from the exons ATGGCTGCGGCGGCAGGGCCGGCCTTGCTGGACGTGCCGCCTCAGG AATGCCCCGGCACCGGCAGCGACCAGGCAGGCAAGGCCGAGGCCTGCCAGGGGTGCCCCAACCAGGGCGTGTGCTCCTCCAGGGGGCCCGTGGGACCCGACCCAG CTATTGAGGAAATCAAGGAGAAAATGAAAGCTGTGAAACACAAACTGCTGGTGTTGTCTGGGAAAGGAGGCGTAGGGAAGAGCACATTCAGTGCTCACTTGGCCCATGGCTTGGCTGAAGATGAAACCAAACAG GTTGCCGTGCTGGACATTGACATCTGTGGTCCATCCATCCCTAAAATCATGGGCCTGGAAGGGGAACAG GTTCACCAAAGTGGTTCTGGATGGTCTCCAGTG TACGTTGAAGAAAACTTAGGAGTCATGTCGGTGGGATTCTTACTCGGCAGCCCTGATGATGCCGTTATTTGGAGAGGACCCAAAAAAAATG GAATGATTAAGCAGTTTCTCCGTGATGTGGACTGGGGCGAAGTCGACTACCTTATTGTAGATACACCTCCAGGAACATCGGATGAGCACTTATCTATAGTGCAGTACCTCAGTGCCGCCAACATAGACGGGGCAGTGGTAATCACCACCCCTCAG GAAGTCGCTCTTCAGGACGTTCGGAAAGAGATAAACTTCTGCCGTAAGGTGAAGCTGCCAATCATAGGAGTAGTTGAAAATATGAGTGGTTTCATTTGCCCGAAATGTAAG AACGAGTCGCAGATATTCCCCCCGACAACTGGTGGCGCAGAGGCCATGTGCCACAGTTTGAATGTGCCTCTCCTGGGCAAGGTGCCTCTGGACCCACAAATAG GAAAAAGCTGTGACGCGGGACACTCGTTCTTGTCCGAGGTACCGAATTCTCCAGCTACGTTATCCTACAGGAGTATCATCCAGA GAATCCAAGACTTCTGTAGCCACAACCACCCGCAGGAAGAAAACAGTACTTGA
- the TVP23A gene encoding Golgi apparatus membrane protein TVP23 homolog A: MMKQTLADDTEDVSLDFGNEEELALRKAKIRHPLATFFHLFFRVSAIVTYLVCDWFSKSFIACFVLILLLLSFDFWSVKNVTGRLLVGLRWWNQIDEDGKSHWVYEAKKVPSTVAAPTEVEARIFWLGLIICPVIWTLFFFSTLFSLKLKWLALVIAGICLQAANLYGYVHCKLGGSQTIHKATSRFPAQQMFQRDMPEDFQKTVLKGMGTRNH; this comes from the exons ACTTTAGCAGACGACACTGAAGACGTGTCTCTTGACTTCGGAAACGAAGAGGAGTTGGCCTTAAGGAAAGCAAAAATCAG GCACCCTCTGGCCACCTTCTTCCACCTCTTTTTCCGAGTGAGTGCCATCGTGACCTACCTAGTCTGCGACTGGTTCAGCAAAAGTTTCATTGCCTGTTTCGtcctcattctcctcctcctgtccTTCGACTTCTGGTCTGTGAAG AACGTCACTGGAAGGCTGCTGGTCGGTTTGCGATGGTGGAACCAGATTGATGAGGACGGGAAGAGCCACTGGGTGTACGAAGCGAAAAAG GTCCCGTCAACCGTAGCTGCCCCCACCGAAGTCGAAGCCCGGATATTCTGGCTGGGCCTGATTATCTGCCCGGTCATCTGGACGCTTTTCTTCTTCAGTACCTTGTTTTCCTTGAAGCTGAAATGGCTG GCTCTCGTGATAGCTGGCATCTGCCTCCAAGCTGCCAACCTCTACGGCTACGTCCACTGCAAATTAGGAGGCTCGCAAACCATCCACAAAGCCACCTCGAGATTCCCGGCGCAACAGATGTTCCAGAGG GATATGCCAGAGGATTTTCAGAAGACCGTCCTGAAGGGCATGGGGACACGAAACCATTAG